The Geminocystis sp. M7585_C2015_104 nucleotide sequence GCAGAAGAGAGGGTGGGGGGAGAGAAACTGGTGTCTAAAATCAGGGTATACTTTTCTGTGGCTAGGGAATTGGCCAGGGAAAGAAGGGTTACTAAGAGAATGTCATTGGCTGTATTGGCAGTAGTTATTATGGTGTCATAGAGGATAAGACTATCAACTAGAGGAGATTTATTATCGGGGAAAAATTTCAGTTGTCTGGCATAGCCACTAAAATGAAAAACTACTACGTCTTCGCCGCTGGCTTGCTTACATAATTGTTGAAAGGCATTTAAAACATTTTCCCTAGTGGCTTGTTTGTCGGTGAGGGTAACGATGTCTTGGGGGGAAAAGCCAAAACGGTGAATTAATAATTCCCGCTGTAATTCCACATCGGTAACACTACCCCGTAATTGTTTT carries:
- a CDS encoding caspase family protein; the protein is MSQISRRSFLKGVSLSVASIYGWKRKSSEAIAANLTPANTNGNSNKIRKLALLVGINQYPSEKQLRGSVTDVELQRELLIHRFGFSPQDIVTLTDKQATRENVLNAFQQLCKQASGEDVVVFHFSGYARQLKFFPDNKSPLVDSLILYDTIITTANTANDILLVTLLSLANSLATEKYTLILDTSFSPPTLSSA